In a genomic window of Gossypium arboreum isolate Shixiya-1 chromosome 7, ASM2569848v2, whole genome shotgun sequence:
- the LOC108471385 gene encoding uncharacterized protein LOC108471385 translates to MSGRNGEEEGQSPSSVVTVSTPPQSLPSPILSDRKLKDKCFRCGMKGHWAQDCPFANPTRNASSLPDVHHFPVLRCPCGVACTLRVSGSETHYGRRYYAHNCNCGNGPGKNFYKWCEDVKAPLCKCGAGACTINFHNDTHGNYVKYYTCRIRTGHGSCGFLLFDSPPNSWPRSRRPISSPQHGEPPDTMSHEDECSIPCFSNTNILVHEAETSDFVVGKGNRVSRLMSWSDVHSRQIEFQNQIFAAGNLRNGCKTRQIMGLRVHGWVGRLAFPPPRILADLPLGHFFCFSECADISIRGSSSIMPCTSSNGEVDEESQNALRNDTQLLAVPSGTSIWKRSFTAMQDVANIMMKGVGKNLQKDCSLLLSMEATKDGLAFAEHVTKSIQYISRVTGTELNCNQQEPTIQKNIEEVGSDYLQLVRQVASHFEEMLYQIGELESFLVNITKDLGQSKRSMLAACQQLTNALKLSQEKVEQRMVGTALDETCSSTSEICRVEGRKRQKTALLSESK, encoded by the exons ATGTCTGGGAGAAATGGCGAAGAAGAAGGTCAAAGCCCAAGCTCTGTTGTAACAGTATCCACGCCTCCACAATCACTTCCCAGCCCAATCCTGTCTGATAGAAAGCTCAAAGACAAATGCTTTAGGTGCGGAATGAAGGGTCACTGGGCACAAGATTGCCCTTTTGCTAACCCAACGAGAAACGCCTCTTCTCTGCCGGACGTCCATCACTTCCCTGTTCTGCGTTGCCCTTGCGGCGTCGCTTGCACCCTTCGTGTTTCCGGCAGTGAGACCCATTATGGCAGAAGATATTATGCTCACAACTGCAACTGCGGAAATGGACCGGGCAAGAATTTTTACAAGTGGTGCGAGGATGTCAAGGCACCTTTGTGCAAGTGCGGCGCCGGAGCCTGCACTATCAACTTCCACAATGACACTCATGGCAACTATGTTAAATACTATACTTGCCGTATCAGAACG GGTCATGGATCTTGTGGTTTCTTGCTGTTCGACAGTCCTCCAAATTCATGGCCAAGGTCTCGACGACCAATATCGAGTCCACAGCACGGTGAGCCACCAGATACGATGAGTCACGAGGATGAATGTTCCATACCCTGTTTCTCTAACACAAACATCCTTGTTCATGAAGCCGAGACAAGCGATTTTGTTGTAGGGAAAGGGAACCGTGTTTCCCGTCTAATGTCTTGGTCTGATGTCCATTCCCGTCAAATAGAGTTCCAGAATCAGATATTTGCTGCTGGGAATTTACGAAATGGAT GTAAAACTCGTCAAATTATGGGCCTTCGTGTTCATGGTTGGGTTGGAAGGCTTGCTTTTCCTCCTCCTCGGATCTTAGCAGATCTTCCTCTTGGGCATTTCTTTTGCT TTTCTGAATGTGCGGATATCTCTATTCGTGGAAGTTCAAGTATAATGCCTTGCACTTCTTCAAATGGTGAAGTTGATGAAGAATCACAAAATGCACTAAGGAATGATACTCAACTGTTGGCTGTTCCTTCGGGGACTTCAATCTGGAAAAGATCGTTCACTGCTATGCAAGATGTAGCAAATATAATGATGAAAGGAGTAGGAAAGAATCTGCAGAAAGACTGCAGTCTTTTGCTGTCAATGGAGGCAACAAAAGATGGTTTGGCTTTTGCTGAGCACGTGACGAAATCTATTCAGTATATTTCAAGAGTTACAGGAACGGAGTTGAACTGCAATCAGCAGGAGCCAACCATCCAAAAGAATATCGAAGAAGTCGGTAGCGATTATCTTCAATTGGTCCGTCAAGTGGCTTCTCATTTCGAGGAAATGCTCTATCAAATTGGGGAACTTGAATCGTTCCTTGTAAATATTACCAAGGATTTGGGGCAATCAAAGAGAAGTATGCTTGCTGCATGTCAACAACTCACAAATGCTTTGAAACTTTCACAGGAAAAAGTAGAGCAACGCATGGTGGGGACAGCATTAGATGAG ACATGCTCCAGTACAAGTGAAATATGTAGAGTAGAAGGGAGGAAGAGACAGAAGACAGCACTTCTAAGTGAATCAAAGTGA